Below is a genomic region from Xanthocytophaga agilis.
TGGATATTACGGACAAGCGCAGAATTCCGGGCGACCTGCTAAGGGACAAACTAAACCTAAGGCAAAACCAAAGCCAGTAAACACATCTCCCTGGCATTTTACGCGCTATGATAGCTTACGAGGTAATCTAAGTCCTCGCAGAAGCTGTTATGATGTATTCTTTTATCACTTGAATTTACGCGTAAACCCTAAAGATAGTACTGTTGGCGGATATAATATTCTTGCCTATCGGGCAGAGTCAGACTTCAAAACTATTCAGGTTGATCTATATAAGAATATGCATATCAGTGCTATTACTTATCATGGAAAGCCTCTTTCTTTTAAGCGGGATAGCAATGCTGTTTTTGTAACCTTTACTGAAACACAACGGAAAGGCACACTGGATTCGATTGTTATTCATTATGGAGGTAAGCCTCGTATTGCCAAAAACCCACCATGGGATGGGGGATTTATCTGGGTAAAGGATAAAGTTGGCAAGCCCTGGGTTACAGTAGCATGCGAGGGTGCTGGTGCCAGTCTGTGGTGGCCTTGTAAAGATCACTTGTCTGATGAACCAGATAGTATGTATATCAGTATAGAAGCTCCGTCTGATTTACAATGTATCAGTAATGGAAATCTAAAACAGATGGCTTATCTACGTGGCGGCTATGCCCGGTTTGACTGGCGTGTTCATTATCCAATAGACACATACAATGTAACAGTAAATATTGGAAATTATGAACACATGACAGATACCTATCAGTCTAAAGATGGCAAAACTCTTGCGTTGGATTACTATGTAATGCCTTATAACAGAGGAAAAGCTGAAAAACAGTTTAAACAGGTTAAACCTATGCTTGCTGCCTATGAAAAGTATTTTGGTAAATATCCTTTTTGGAATGATGGGTATGCGCTTGTTGAAACTCCTTATCTTGGAATGGAACACCAGAGTGCAATTGCCTATGGCAATGATTATTTACCAGGTTACAAAGGCAAAGATCTTTCCGGTGTTGGCCTTAACTTTGACTATATTATTATTCACGAAACGGGACATGAATATTGGGGCAATAATGTGAGTATGGCCGATCATGGCGAAATGTGGATCAATGAATCCTTTTGTACATATGCAGAAGCTTTATTTGTAGAAGAAATATATGGTAAAGAGACTGCTTTTAAGTATGTAAAAGGACAATCCGCGCTGATACAGAATACAGAGCCGATGCTAGGGCCTTTAAATGTAAATTTTGAAGATTATAAGACAACAGATATCTATTTTAAGGGAGCAAATATGCTTCATACATTACGAAATGTAATTGACAATGATTCCTTGTGGGTTGATATTTTACATGGTATACAGCAGGACATGAGATTAAAACAGGTACATACGCAGGATATTGTTAATTATATAAATCAAAAAACAGGCAAAAACTTCAACGCCTTCTTTAATCAGTATCTTAAATATCTATCTCCTCCTACACTGAATTGTGTGCTTACTCAAACAAGCCGGAAAGAAATAGAGCTTCGCGTAAAATGGACTGCAGATGTAGCAGATTTTGCAATGCCTGTGAAGATAGCTTGTACAAAGGATAAAGACGAAAAGTTGATCTTCCAGACTATACAGCCTACTAAAGAATGGCAGACTCTCACTTTCGAAGGAAAAATTGAGGATTTTCAGATTGCTAACAATCTATATTATATCCTAACAGATATTCAGGCCAAAAGTGCAGATCCAAAATAAAATAAATACGATAAAAATAAGTAGTAATTAATTTTATTACTATATTTGCAGCCCGTTTTTGGGGACTTATCTGACCTGATTACGTTTAGTTTAAGAATAAAAGCCAGATAACTTTCAAAAGCATTTGCAAATAAGTAATCCAACAATAAAATTATGAAACAAGATATTCATCCTGATTATCATCCGGTTGTATTCTGGGATCAGCAAGCAGATTATAAATTTCTGACCCGTTCAACCATGACTTCCAAAGAAACTATTCAGTGGGAAGATGGCAATACGTATCCTGTAATTAAAATCGAGGTAAGCTCACAGTCTCATCCTTTCTATACAGGTAAAAATGTATTGGTGGATACTGCTGGTCGTATCGAGAAATTCAACAAACGTTACGGAAAGTAATAATAATCTCATCCTCATTTGGAAAAAACAAAACCTCGGCTGCCAGTCGAGGTTTGTTTTTTAGTATTAGTAAGCAAAATGCTATAGAGTTATTTCTGATGACTTCATAAATGGAATTCCAGCCTTTCTGGCCTCTGCATAAATAGGATCTCCCAGATAACCAAATCCTGTTACATCAGACATAATATCATCAATAATAACAAACTTTTTAGCTAGTTCTGGAGCAGATTGCAGTACTTGTTTCAGACTGGTGGCAACACAGTGTGATTTTGCCTCACCACAAAGAAATATCTGGTCATACGCCAGCAATTCATCAATAAGTTTGGTATTGAGTTGTGTTTCCGGGGCATCATCAATTGGGATCTGCGCTTTGAAGATACCAAAATGCTCTGTCATTGGATTTGTACCCTTTTCTATGGTATGATACTCCTTACCTGTGTGTGCAAAATAGCGCAATGCTTCTAAAAGAGAGTCTTCCAACGCTGCTCCTCGTGAGCCATGCAAACAATGTTCTGGCCAGATACAGTGGATAAACTCGCCTTGTAGTTCTAACTTTTCGAGATAGTTTAAAACTTGTTCCGAATTAAAACGTGGCTTCCATTTCCCTGACTTCACATCTTCGGCTTTAATTAATGTAAAGGGTGCTGGTTCCTGACCTTCTGAGCTTATCCAGAAAGAAGGATGGGAAATATCATTAACTGGATGTGTATCCAGTGTTGCATAAATGGCGTCTATCTTATCAGAATGAGTAGTAATAAGGTGACTCAGGCGTTGTATATCCTCTTCTGCACCTGGAACATATAATGCGCCATTAGGGTTACAGAAGTCGTATTGTGCATCAATGATGAGAAAAGCCGTTTTCATAGGAATATAGAACTAAAATAATAGTGTAAAAGTAAAATAGAATAATGCAACAAATAAAGTGTATTATATACAATAAGTAAAGTTTTATGAGAATATTTTTATTGCTCTCCAACAAACGTTGAGTTCAGTAATTTTTTGAGGAAGAGAGGTGACTTATGTATATTCTAAAGTAAATAGCCTATTTCTCTTAAAAAAGATACTAATTTTGCAAAAGATAGTAGATACTATCTTTAAAATTGAAAAGTAAACTATGGCAAAAGAAAAAATCGAGAAGATTGTTAATATAAAAAATAAACGGGCTTCATTTGAATATCAGTTCCTGGATACGTATGTAACAGGAATTATGCTGACAGGTACAGAAATAAAATCAATCCGTCAGCAGAAGGTAAACTTACAGGATGCGTATTGTTATTTTCACGAGAATGAATTGTTCATTAAGAATATGAATATCTCAAAATACAGTGAAGGTACCTATTACAATCATGATCCTCTTAGAGAACGAAAGTTGTTAATGAAAAAGAATGAACTGCGCAAACTCGAAAATAAACTGGACGACGGACTAACAATCGTTCCTCTGCGCTTATTCATAAACGATAGAGGGTTAGCTAAGATGGAGATTGCTCTGGCAAGAGGCAAGAAGCTATATGACAAACGGGAGGATATTAAATCCCGGGATGTATCAAGAGAGATGGCTAGAGAACGTTACTAAACTTACCTCAGTATGAGCAGTTGTAAAAGTATGTGTTACATGCTTACCGTAGTAAGCACTTTTGTAGCCTGTTTGTCTTGTCAGCAACCACCTAATTCTCAATCATCCATTATGCAGCAACCTCCTTCTTCTATACAAATATCATTTCTTTCATTAGGTGATTCCTATACTATTGGAGAAAGTGT
It encodes:
- the smpB gene encoding SsrA-binding protein SmpB; translation: MAKEKIEKIVNIKNKRASFEYQFLDTYVTGIMLTGTEIKSIRQQKVNLQDAYCYFHENELFIKNMNISKYSEGTYYNHDPLRERKLLMKKNELRKLENKLDDGLTIVPLRLFINDRGLAKMEIALARGKKLYDKREDIKSRDVSREMARERY
- a CDS encoding M1 family metallopeptidase — encoded protein: MQLNLRVFGLLFFCFVVGYYGQAQNSGRPAKGQTKPKAKPKPVNTSPWHFTRYDSLRGNLSPRRSCYDVFFYHLNLRVNPKDSTVGGYNILAYRAESDFKTIQVDLYKNMHISAITYHGKPLSFKRDSNAVFVTFTETQRKGTLDSIVIHYGGKPRIAKNPPWDGGFIWVKDKVGKPWVTVACEGAGASLWWPCKDHLSDEPDSMYISIEAPSDLQCISNGNLKQMAYLRGGYARFDWRVHYPIDTYNVTVNIGNYEHMTDTYQSKDGKTLALDYYVMPYNRGKAEKQFKQVKPMLAAYEKYFGKYPFWNDGYALVETPYLGMEHQSAIAYGNDYLPGYKGKDLSGVGLNFDYIIIHETGHEYWGNNVSMADHGEMWINESFCTYAEALFVEEIYGKETAFKYVKGQSALIQNTEPMLGPLNVNFEDYKTTDIYFKGANMLHTLRNVIDNDSLWVDILHGIQQDMRLKQVHTQDIVNYINQKTGKNFNAFFNQYLKYLSPPTLNCVLTQTSRKEIELRVKWTADVADFAMPVKIACTKDKDEKLIFQTIQPTKEWQTLTFEGKIEDFQIANNLYYILTDIQAKSADPK
- a CDS encoding type B 50S ribosomal protein L31; protein product: MKQDIHPDYHPVVFWDQQADYKFLTRSTMTSKETIQWEDGNTYPVIKIEVSSQSHPFYTGKNVLVDTAGRIEKFNKRYGK
- a CDS encoding nicotinamidase — its product is MKTAFLIIDAQYDFCNPNGALYVPGAEEDIQRLSHLITTHSDKIDAIYATLDTHPVNDISHPSFWISSEGQEPAPFTLIKAEDVKSGKWKPRFNSEQVLNYLEKLELQGEFIHCIWPEHCLHGSRGAALEDSLLEALRYFAHTGKEYHTIEKGTNPMTEHFGIFKAQIPIDDAPETQLNTKLIDELLAYDQIFLCGEAKSHCVATSLKQVLQSAPELAKKFVIIDDIMSDVTGFGYLGDPIYAEARKAGIPFMKSSEITL